A genomic region of Halichondria panicea chromosome 5, odHalPani1.1, whole genome shotgun sequence contains the following coding sequences:
- the LOC135336460 gene encoding uncharacterized protein LOC135336460, whose product MPLFELQRIWDAWPNIYNHQVLRELFRQISTPSVEADGDTCHVIDDVTVIPGHVFVSTLPKQSSLTDEINDGMAQLYAFSRVPLREEPTSHDHHMTPYLLPLNNQCKRVINVIDLTVGTSQRITVLQDCGILSSFEYNSTKFAWELREEIPFSSTTDYSVHEATLHTPTSKLVFVEHPHTPHTSHSSQVTVRSLDYPSNGSVDLGPPKVILRNSPPFKLTCFEEGIALLPTTTPYPKGLLLFWTPAVPGELSAMVWGSHRTLPSLLVGVASRTTSFKTLTLRLAGYWSKDLSGPSLVSVDTNSHTRQLLALASDGTVHSISVNKQGLIATSQLTRLSDFAQQNPSPSNIFTTPHRYTKPHLFCVHTYYGYCLKGVLRIYDKFTGEFVWECDDHEGAGSMLWTTSTTPAFCGVHGNSGLWLLRSHKIADHAHFMATALFPIATNADETTPGEYLDSGQLLAAKLSQLWNLHLLVTRYSLEGVFDVVKANVDENESAVKESFLPQPHHELIRLLSENSALQNPALIVALLAEYPEFRQQLSECVGTFLNRYHSNGSSDKDLLTPLNADIVPLLEEFLQLCHEFESGLEQLEQPNDGGVSVDVRAELCKFLKSSESESVSDGEVKASSRALFHSLCARDTEQALLGIRDFFDVDNFEKAIEELEAGSWSSTRNIYKEQKDKKKKSIWSID is encoded by the exons ATGCCCTTGTTTGAGCTGCAGAGAATCTGGGACGCCTGGCCCAACATCTACAACCATCAG GTATTGAGGGAACTGTTCCGGCAGATCTCCACTCCCAGTGTTGAGGCTGACGGAGACACGTGTCACGTGATCGATGATGTCACGGTGATACCTGGTCATGTGTTTGTGAGCACTCTACCAAAGCAGTCAAGTTTAACAGACGAAATAAATGACG GTATGGCCCAACTCTATGCCTTCAGCCGTGTGCCTTTGAGGGAGGAGcctacatcacatgaccatcacATGACCCCCTACCTACTGCCGTTGAACAACCAATGCAAGCGAGTGATCAATGTCATTGATTTAACTGTTGGGACCTCGCAAAGAATCACCGTG CTTCAGGATTGCGGAATACTGTCATCTTTTGAGTATAACTCGACCAAGTTCGCATGGGAACTAAGAG aggagaTTCCGTTTTCATCAACTACCGACTATTCTGTTCACGAGGctacactccacacacccactagTAAACTCGTGTTCGttgaacacccacacacccctcacacatcacactccTCACAAGTCACAGTCCGATCACTAGACTACCCCTCGAACGGATCTGTAGATCTCGGCCCCCCAAAAGTGATACTCAGAAATTCACCTCCTTTCAAACTGACATGTTTTGAGGAAGGCATCGCCCTCTTACCCACTACAACCCCGTATCCTAAAG GACTACTGTTATTCTGGACACCTGCTGTGCCTGGTGAGCTGAGTGCTATGGTGTGGGGCTCACACAGGACACTACCATCTCTgctagtgggcgtggcctcaaGGACCACCTCTTTCAAAACCCTCACCCTGAGGTTGGCTGGATATTGGAGCAAA GATTTGTCTGGGCCGAGCCTGGTTTCCGTGGATACCAACTCTCATACAAGACAGCTTTTAGCTCTGGCCAGTGATGGAACTGTCCACAGTATATCAGTCAACAAGCAAG GTTTAATTGCGACATCTCAGCTGACACGACTGTCGGATTTTGCTCAACaaaacccctccccctccaatATATTCACCACTCCCCACCGCTAcactaagccacacctcttCTGCGTACACACCTACTATGGCTACTGTCTCAAAGGAGTGCTGAG AATTTACGATAAGTTCACTGGAGAGTTTGTGTGGGAGTGTGATGATCatgagggggcggggtcaATGCTGTGGACCACATCCACCACCCCGGCATTCTGTGGTGTCCATGGAAACAGCGGACTATGGTTGCTGAGAAGTCATAAAATTGCAGATCATGCTCATTTTATGGCCACAGCTTTGTTCCCAATAGCCACCAATGCCGATGAA aCAACTCCTGGTGAATACCTGGACAGTGGTCAGTTACTAGCTGCTAAACTGTCTCAGCTCTGGAACCTCCACCTCCTCGTCACACGCTACTCACTAGAGGGGGTATTCGATGTTGTCAAG GCTAATGTGGATGAGAATGAGTCAGCTGTTAAAGAGTCTTTCCTACCACAGCCACATCACGAG TTAATTCGCTTACTGAGTGAGAACTCTGCCCTACAAAACCCTGCTCTTATAGTAGCCCTGTTGGCCG aataCCCAGAGTTCAGACAGCAACTGAGCGAGTGTGTGGGCACATTCCTCAACCGGTACCATAGCAACGGCTCGTCCGACAAGGACCTTTTGACTCCACTCAATGCTGATATAG TTCCTTTGTTGGAAGAGTTTCTTCAGTTGTGTCACGAGTTTGAGTCAGGACTAGAGCAACTAGAGCAACCCAAT GACggtggtgtgagtgtggaCGTTCGTGCTGAATTATGTAAATTCCTGAAAAGCTCCGAGTCAGAGAGTGTGTCTGACGGAGAAGTCAAAG CATCGTCAAGAGCTCTGTTCCATTCTCTGTGTGCGAGAGACACGGAACAAGCGTTGCTAGGCATCAGAGATTTCTTTGATGTGGACAACTTTGAAAAAG CTATCGAGGAGCTGGAGGCTGGTAGTTGGTCGTCAACCAGAAACATATACAAAGAACAAAAAGACAAAAAAAAAAAGTCTATTTGGTCCATTGACTAA
- the LOC135336624 gene encoding uncharacterized protein LOC135336624 has product MAFVFRTLRLVPTAIRVTVAGGVTYGTVKAGAWSDSSDSREKLDKVQESISNLREIEYPPMEHIQSAHPQVDRLSANQIEVGALRSSLTQSWNNAVKSACEAVVRDEGSKVESSLKSLTDRFSQWTK; this is encoded by the exons ATGGCGTTTGTGTTTAGAACTCTTCGTCTTGTGCCTACGGCTATACGCGTGACAGTGGCTGGAGGGGTCACCTATGGCACAGTGAAGGCTGGAGCATGGTCTGATTCATCTGATAGCCGTGAGAAACTCGATAAAGTACAAGAGTCCATTTCTAACCTGAGAGAGATAGAATATCCACCAATGGAGCATATACAATCT GCCCACCCCCAGGTTGATAGACTGTCGGCCAATCAGATTGAGGTGGGTGCTCTTCGCTCCTCCCTCACACAATCGTGGAACAATGCCGTTAAAAGTGCTTGTGAGGCCGTCGTCAGGGACGAGGGTTCAAAGGTCGAGAGCAGCCTCAAATCTCTGACTGATAGATTTAGTCAGTGGACCAAATAA
- the LOC135336562 gene encoding uncharacterized protein LOC135336562 — protein MILAIEAIVYSKYRDMSPYLIAALVFMLFAAEASTATGKREKRELPLSYNCNPYHPGSCQKGDLISTSVADCEKDSFIVTCDPINNRFFSSVVDIPDVSRYGVNCVSKKGNCGSAGSDTRCVCYKAVDVDGPFSNQCRCQYWPAVDIRMNQPSYCTQYDHGGQSSLHFFTCCDNSNDMNDQTCVGTTYQGGGSTDSYCGQNGLSNPSGGGRITYRFNCGNCDNQDACKSRCDKNWLSKNIPGLCPKYSACFRGCCAQKGSARGKRQIDSMQFCGDFTCQSGENSTNCPVDCCPVTNPTDCNADTCSPGCCLEPHCCVNGGTSGSNALKSLVYLPVLLLLMTLCAIHN, from the coding sequence ATGATACTTGCTATCGAAGCAATAGTCTATAGTAAATACAGAGATATGTCACCTTATCTTATTGCTGCTTTGGTTTTTATGCTATTTGCTGCTGAAGCAAGTACTGCCACTGGTAAGAGAGAAAAGAGGGAATTGCCTTTATCTTACAATTGCAATCCTTATCATCCTGGCTCATGTCAAAAAGGAGATTTGATTTCTACAAGTGTGGCTGACTGTGAAAAAGATAGTTTTATTGTGACATGTGATCCTATAAATAACAGATTTTTTAGTAGCGTGGTCGATATCCCTGATGTCAGTCGTTATGGGGTTAACTGTGTTTCAAAAAAAGGAAATTGCGGGTCTGCTGGATCTGACACGAGATGTGTTTGTTACAAAGCTGTGGATGTGGATGGACCTTTTTCTAATCAATGTCGGTGCCAGTATTGGCCAGCTGTCGATATTCGAATGAACCAACCGAGTTATTGTACTCAGTATGATCATGGAGGCCAGTCTAGCCTTCACTTCTTTACTTGCTGTGACAATTCCAATGATATGAATGATCAAACTTGCGTGGGGACAACCTATCAAGGAGGTGGGAGCACTGATTCGTACTGTGGTCAGAATGGCTTGAGTAACCCATCGGGAGGAGGAAGAATCACCTACAGATTCAACTGTGGTAATTGTGATAATCAAGATGCATGTAAAAGCAGATGCGATAAAAATTGGTTATCCAAAAACATCCCTGGATTATGCCCAAAGTACTCTGCGTGTTTTAGAGGATGCTGTGCTCAAAAAGGTAGTGCACGGGGAAAGAGACAAATTGATTCAATGCAGTTCTGTGGTGATTTCACATGTCAGAGTGGAGAAAATTCTACGAATTGCCCTGTTGATTGCTGTCCTGTTACAAATCCTACTGATTGCAATGCAGATACCTGTAGTCCAGGCTGTTGTCTCGAACCTCATTGCTGCGTTAATGGTGGTACTTCAGGGAGTAATGCCCTTAAAAGTTTGGTGTATTTACCGGTACTACTGCTATTAATGACATTGTGTGCTATACACAATTAA